Below is a window of Nitrospira sp. DNA.
AACATTGGGAACATGAAAATGCGCTGCCGCTCCCCGCACAGTTCCTGCAACATTCCGGCAAACTCGTCGCGGAGTCCGGACGAGGCATTCGCTACCGACTCATTAGCCTCTGGCCGATTTATCAGCGCAATGCCCCTGCCACCGAGCTGGAGCGGAAAGCCCTCGAAAGCTTTTCACAGACCCCCGACCGGCCGTTCACCGGGATCGTGACGAGCGGCCGCAAACAGTACTTTCAAGCCATCTATTCCGACCGAGCGATTTCAGCGGCCTGCGTCAAGTGTCACAACAGCCACCCGTTGAGTCCCAAACGCGACTTTGCCCTCAACGATGTCATGGGGGGCATGACGATCACCATCCCGCTCGATTGACGGTCGCTGACCCGAAGGGGCGTCAGCGCTGAACCAGCGACGAGGCCGGCGGCTGATATTCGTCCCGATAGATCTGCAACGCGGTGAGAAAGAGGCCGACCAGAATCGGTCCTAGAAACAAACCCAGAATGCCATACGCAGCCAAACCACCCAGCACACTGAAGGTCAGCAACAACACGGGAATCTGCGCCCCCTGACCGATAAACAGCGGCTTCAAAATCTGATCGATGGTCGAGACGACCCCGATTCCCCACGCCAGCATGACCAGCCCCTTGCCTAATGCCCCGGTCCACAGCAGATACAGTGCGACCGGCCCCCAGATGAGCGCCGTGCCGCCGAACGGCAACGGCGCCAGGAGGATGGTCAGGGCCATCAACACGATTGGAAAAGGCACTCCCAGCACAGCATAGGCCGCCCCGGCGAGCAGTCCCTGCGCGACGGCCGTCAGCACAATCCCCTTCACGACGGCACGAATGGTTTGGTCCAGGCGGACGAGAATCTTGTCTTTATGCGAGGCTTCGAGCGGAATCAGACCGTAGAGCGACGCGAGCCAATGGCGGCCATCCTTGAAGAAAAAAAACAGGGTAAACACCATGACGAGAAAGTCGGCGACCAACATGAACACGTCGCGCACGAGATCGCTTAATTCAGCCACGATGAACTTGCTGAACGTCTTGGCGCTGGATAACACAAATTGCTCCAGGTCGCTTTCCTGTCCCGTGAATCGTTCCAACCACTCGCGCGCCACCCCGCCGCCGGGAAGTCCCGAGAGGCGGTCCGGCAACTGCTGAACACCTCCCGAAGCAATCCACTCCCGCACCGCGCGTTCGGCGGATCCGGCCTCCTTGACCAACATCACGCTGAGAACGACCAACGGCACCACCACCAAGGCGAGCGCGCCCAGCGTCAGGATCACGGCGGAATGCAACTCCTTCCCGCCAAGCCAGGCCGTCAACCGCACATGGAGCGGAAAGCAGAGATGCGCCAGGATCACCGCCCACAGCACCGGAAAGACGAACGGGCGAAACATGAGGCCCATCTGATACAACAGCCCCAGCAAGACGCCGAAAAAGCAGACTGCGAAAATCTGTCGTCGATTCATGGAAATCCCGAGATCACCTGCGTTGCAGGCGTTGATAACAGAACCCGCTCAGGATGTCACGCACGGACGACCGTCGTGCCTGAGCGGGTGCTATCGAAAGAAGCAGAGAGCAAGCCGGAGTTGTGGGAGCACATCGGGCCATGCGGCCCTCGCGCGCGAGGAGGGAACTGTCAGGAGTTTTCGCCCACCGCCGCAACCGCCTTGGGCCGCTGAGAGGAAATATCACGGACATTGGCCGGGAGCTTCTGCGCATCCTCCCCCCAGGACGACACGCCCATGTCCGACGTGCCTTGGAACTTGGCCCCATCCTCCATCGAGAAGGCTGGCGCATGCACTTCGCCAATGAGGATCCCGGTCTTGAGCAATTGCAGTCGTTCCGTCGCCCGAACCGTCGCCTTGATCTTCCCGCTGCTGATGATCGTCCCGGCGGTAATGGTCCCCTGCACCACCCCGTCTTCACCGATCACGACCGTCCCGGCAGTCTGCAGGTCACCTTCCAATCGACCGTCGATGCGGACGGTGCCTTCCACATGAATTTCGCCCCTGAGCAAGACGCCCTTGGCCAGCAGGGTGATATTGTCGCTTTCCACAAAGCCGGACTTCTTCATCATCACGAACTCCTTGTCGCAGGCAGTGGCGGGTGAACCGGAGAACCATCCCAACATGAAGCGAGCCTACACCAGCTTTTCGAACCGACCTAGAAAAAACCAAAACTGCGTTTCACCCGCTCCCAGAACCCGCTGCCATGCACTTCGCAGTAGACCGACGGCTCTGTGCCTTCGACAAATACCTCCGCCACCCGCTGCGGGCATTTCGACGTCGCGAGTTGCAACGACTGCGGATCGATCTCGCGTGTCACCACCGCAGGCGGTTGGGTAAAGTCATGGGCGTTCGCCGGCATGATCCGCCGCATAAACTCCACCCACATCGGCAAGGCGGCTTGCGCGCCCGTCAGATGTAGCGCCTCCTCGTCATCGAAACCCACCCAGACCCCCACGACGACATCCGGCGTATAGCCGATAAACCAGGCATCGCGATAGCCATCCGTCGTCCCTGTCTTTCCTGCCACAATCCCGCGCAATCCCATCGCTTTGGCCTTCGCCGCAGTCCCGCGCTCCACCACCCCTTTTAACAGCGAGGTCATCACATACGCCCCCTGAGGCGACACCGCTTGATGCCGGGCCGGCGTATGATGCCAGGCCGGATCCCCCTCCGGAG
It encodes the following:
- a CDS encoding DUF3365 domain-containing protein, which produces MHLILTLAHSRWLWLVLLLCASTYSLHAKDVAPAGIAPEKVADFVHAVLDADRTIYTDQVVNRMQAKGIVSAVEHWEHENALPLPAQFLQHSGKLVAESGRGIRYRLISLWPIYQRNAPATELERKALESFSQTPDRPFTGIVTSGRKQYFQAIYSDRAISAACVKCHNSHPLSPKRDFALNDVMGGMTITIPLD
- a CDS encoding AI-2E family transporter, which encodes MNRRQIFAVCFFGVLLGLLYQMGLMFRPFVFPVLWAVILAHLCFPLHVRLTAWLGGKELHSAVILTLGALALVVVPLVVLSVMLVKEAGSAERAVREWIASGGVQQLPDRLSGLPGGGVAREWLERFTGQESDLEQFVLSSAKTFSKFIVAELSDLVRDVFMLVADFLVMVFTLFFFFKDGRHWLASLYGLIPLEASHKDKILVRLDQTIRAVVKGIVLTAVAQGLLAGAAYAVLGVPFPIVLMALTILLAPLPFGGTALIWGPVALYLLWTGALGKGLVMLAWGIGVVSTIDQILKPLFIGQGAQIPVLLLTFSVLGGLAAYGILGLFLGPILVGLFLTALQIYRDEYQPPASSLVQR
- a CDS encoding polymer-forming cytoskeletal protein — protein: MMKKSGFVESDNITLLAKGVLLRGEIHVEGTVRIDGRLEGDLQTAGTVVIGEDGVVQGTITAGTIISSGKIKATVRATERLQLLKTGILIGEVHAPAFSMEDGAKFQGTSDMGVSSWGEDAQKLPANVRDISSQRPKAVAAVGENS